The Alnus glutinosa chromosome 7, dhAlnGlut1.1, whole genome shotgun sequence genome includes a region encoding these proteins:
- the LOC133874062 gene encoding protein LURP-one-related 8: MTKVFPNNVYARLNTTPCSPVDGNGNGNAAILTVWKKSLLLNCSGFTVFDCKGNLVFRVDNYMAGNKGEIVLMDAAGKPLLTIRRKRLSLGDNWLVYDGESAVNPRFLVRKLMNILNTKCLAQVSSGGNSNNVNDDRSGSTGASSSSSSKNVLYQIEGSYTQRCCAVLDKKRRRVAEIQRKEAVGGVAFGVDVFRLVVQPEMDAPLAMALVLLLDQMFGSSRRLSLSH; this comes from the exons ATGACAAAGGTATTCCCCAACAACGTCTATGCGAGGCTCAATACCACCCCGTGCTCCCCCGTCGACGGAAACGGGAACGGGAACGCAGCAATTCTAACGGTGTGGAAGAAGTCTCTGCTGTTAAACTGTAGCGGATTCACGGTATTCGACTGCAAGGGGAATCTGGTGTTTAGAGTAGATAACTATATGGCCGGCAATAAGGGTGAGATCGTTCTCATGGACGCTGCCGGCAAGCCTCTCCTCACCATCCGGCGCAAG AGGTTGAGCCTAGGGGACAACTGGCTGGTGTACGATGGGGAGTCGGCTGTGAATCCCCGATTTTTGGTGAGGAAGCTCATGAATATCCTCAACACAAAGTGCTTGGCCCAAGTCAGCTCAGGCGGCAACAGTAACAACGTCAACGATGATAGAAGTGGGAGTACTGGCGCATCATCATCCAGCAGCAGCAAGAACGTTTTATATCAGATCGAGGGTTCCTACACGCAACGATGCTGCGCGGTGTTGGACAAAAAGCGGAGACGGGTGGCGGAGATCCAGCGGAAGGAGGCGGTGGGAGGAGTGGCCTTCGGTGTCGACGTGTTCCGCCTCGTTGTGCAGCCTGAAATGGACGCACCGCTCGCCATGGCACTGGTCCTCCTTCTGGACCAGATGTTCGGATCTTCCAGACGTCTTTCCCTTTCCCATTAA
- the LOC133873458 gene encoding uncharacterized protein At1g43920, Chloroplastic-like, translating into MSCSMNSEATSVEPMCRCGLPAPLKTSFTEDNFGRLFYGCVNFEAGRSCGFFQWKDSDMCDHAKRVMGRLQHRDAMLNKEVIELKAKLEIEAIRYDMQVKVSKTTSHLLAFSWIFFVVFVAVFWGQYHGAGHLYYKRLP; encoded by the exons atgtcTTGTTCAATGAATAGCGAAGCAACCTCTGTGGAGCCCATGTGTCGTTGTGGACTTCCGGCACCTTTGAAGACTTCCTTCACTGAGGATAATTTCGGCCGGTTGTTCTACGGTTGTGTTAACTTTGAG GCCGGTCGCTCTTGTGGATTCTTCCAATGGAAAGATAGTGACATGTGTGACCATGCTAAACGAGTGATGGGTCGTTTGCAACATAGGGACGCGATGCTGAACAAAGAGGTTATAGAGTTGAAGGCCAAGCTAGAGATTGAAGCAATTCGATATGACATGCAAGTGAAAGTTTCAAAGACAACTAGTCAtcttttggcattttcttggattttttttgttgtctttgtaGCTGTATTTTGGGGCCAGTATCATGGTGCAGGACATTTGTATTACAAACGGCTACCATGA